The proteins below come from a single Rosa rugosa chromosome 2, drRosRugo1.1, whole genome shotgun sequence genomic window:
- the LOC133727784 gene encoding uncharacterized protein At5g01610-like, translating into MALGLQGSKSLGGFVLLLLLAAIGAVAGAAPAPKSSNKTSIGEGGGGSIYDHLRQYGLPIGLLPKGITEYSLDDSSGEFRVFLPQPCRAKFENQVRYDFNVSGTLTFGRIADLSGVSAQELFLWFLVKGIRVDVPSSGLIYFNVGVVDKQFSLSLF; encoded by the coding sequence ATGGCATTGGGATTGCAGGGTTCAAAATCCCTCGGGGGCTTTGTTCTTCTGCTCCTCCTTGCTGCGATCGGCGCCGTGGCCGGAGCAGCGCCGGCCCCAAAATCCAGTAACAAAACAAGCAtcggagaaggaggaggaggaagcatCTACGATCACCTCCGGCAATATGGGTTACCCATCGGCCTCCTCCCCAAAGGCATCACGGAATATTCCCTCGACGATTCCAGCGGCGAATTCCGGGTGTTTCTGCCCCAGCCTTGCCGCGCCAAGTTCGAGAATCAGGTCCGGTACGATTTCAACGTCTCTGGGACTCTCACTTTCGGCCGAATCGCCGACTTATCCGGCGTCTCCGCTCAGGAACTCTTCCTCTGGTTTCTGGTGAAAGGTATCCGAGTCGATGTGCCCAGCTCTGGCCTCATTTACTTCAATGTCGGCGTTGTCGATAAGCAGTTCTCTTTGTCCCTCTTCTAG